In Pseudomonas putida, a genomic segment contains:
- a CDS encoding GreA/GreB family elongation factor, translated as MDKITLLARIVTALEVDMEVLRRAAQTAYEAATAEENIAENKYDTLGLEASYLATGQARRTAEIRQALLTYQQLLLRDYDPARGVQVSNLVTLEDEQGEQRLLFLGPEAAGLKIGEGDGLVTVITPRSPLGQQLLGKKVDDEVGLGTQVFYVIDVA; from the coding sequence ATGGACAAGATCACCCTGCTCGCGCGCATCGTCACCGCCTTGGAAGTCGACATGGAGGTGTTGCGCCGGGCAGCCCAGACGGCCTACGAGGCAGCGACCGCCGAAGAGAACATCGCCGAGAACAAGTACGACACCCTTGGCCTGGAGGCGTCCTACCTGGCGACCGGCCAGGCCCGGCGCACGGCCGAGATCCGCCAGGCGCTGCTCACCTACCAGCAACTGCTGTTGCGTGATTACGACCCGGCGCGGGGTGTGCAGGTCAGCAACCTGGTGACCCTCGAAGATGAACAGGGCGAGCAGCGCCTGCTGTTCCTCGGGCCCGAGGCGGCGGGGCTGAAGATTGGCGAAGGGGATGGGCTGGTGACGGTGATTACGCCGCGTTCACCCTTGGGGCAGCAGTTGCTGGGCAAGAAGGTCGATGATGAGGTGGGGCTGGGGACGCAGGTGTTCTATGTCATTGATGTAGCCTGA
- a CDS encoding sulfite exporter TauE/SafE family protein has protein sequence MIEWLMYIVLGAGLGTMGGLFGIGGGLIAIPALGVLFGLDQQLAQGTALVMVVPNVLLALWRYHQRIRIELRHALPLSLCSFLFAWLGSIFAVGLDAHSMRLGFVGFLVALAVWNVARMFLKVAPASNELRYAWPWLGVLGSFAGAMGGLFGVGGAVVATPILTSVFGTTQVVAQGLSLALAAPSTTVTLVTYGLHHSVDWSIGIPLAIGGLLSISWGVKLAHALPEKVLRGMFCVFLVVCAVMLAYEL, from the coding sequence ATGATCGAGTGGTTGATGTATATCGTGCTGGGCGCCGGCCTGGGGACCATGGGTGGTTTGTTCGGCATTGGCGGCGGGTTGATCGCCATTCCGGCGCTGGGGGTATTGTTCGGCCTGGACCAGCAACTGGCGCAGGGTACCGCGCTGGTGATGGTCGTGCCTAACGTGCTGCTGGCGCTGTGGCGCTACCACCAGCGCATCCGCATCGAGTTGCGCCATGCGTTGCCGCTGTCGCTGTGTAGCTTCCTGTTCGCCTGGCTGGGGTCGATTTTCGCGGTGGGGCTCGATGCCCACTCGATGCGCCTGGGGTTCGTTGGCTTCCTGGTGGCGCTGGCGGTGTGGAACGTGGCGCGGATGTTCCTCAAGGTTGCCCCGGCCAGCAACGAGCTGCGCTATGCCTGGCCATGGCTGGGCGTGCTGGGCAGTTTCGCCGGGGCCATGGGCGGTTTGTTCGGCGTGGGCGGGGCAGTGGTGGCCACGCCGATCCTGACCAGCGTGTTCGGCACTACCCAGGTGGTGGCGCAGGGCTTGTCGCTGGCGCTGGCGGCGCCCAGTACCACGGTGACGCTGGTGACCTATGGGCTGCACCACAGTGTCGACTGGAGTATCGGGATACCGTTGGCCATCGGTGGGTTGCTGAGCATCAGTTGGGGGGTGAAGCTGGCTCATGCGCTGCCGGAGAAGGTGTTGCGGGGGATGTTCTGCGTGTTCTTGGTGGTGTGCGCGGTGATGTTGGCTTACGAGCTTTGA
- a CDS encoding organic hydroperoxide resistance protein, with translation MQKVTPLYIAEATSTGGRDGKSRSSDGKLEVKLNTPKELGGAGGEGTNPEQLFAAGYSACFIGALKFVAGQAKKALPADASITAKVGIGQIPGGFGLDIDLHINLPGLAQADAEGLVEKAHQVCPYSNATRGNVDVRLHVTV, from the coding sequence ATGCAAAAGGTCACTCCGCTGTACATCGCAGAAGCCACCTCCACCGGCGGTCGCGACGGCAAGTCCCGCTCCAGCGACGGCAAGCTGGAAGTCAAACTGAACACGCCCAAGGAGCTGGGCGGCGCGGGTGGTGAAGGCACCAACCCCGAGCAGTTGTTCGCCGCCGGCTACTCGGCCTGCTTCATCGGGGCACTGAAGTTCGTCGCCGGCCAGGCGAAAAAGGCCCTGCCGGCCGACGCCTCTATCACTGCCAAGGTCGGCATCGGCCAGATCCCCGGTGGTTTCGGCCTGGACATCGACCTGCACATCAACCTGCCGGGCCTGGCCCAGGCCGATGCCGAAGGGCTGGTGGAAAAAGCGCACCAGGTCTGCCCTTATTCCAATGCCACCCGTGGCAACGTGGATGTGCGGTTGCACGTGACGGTGTAA
- the earP gene encoding elongation factor P maturation arginine rhamnosyltransferase EarP codes for MKTTWDIFCTVVDNYGDIGVTWRLARQLAAEHDLAVRLWVDDLAAFVPLCPAADASAAQQWQQGVEVRAWPADWQPAEPADVVIGAFGCQLPAAYIEAMGQRSTPALWLNLEYLSAEDWVEGCHGLPSPQPGGLRKVFFFPGFTDKTGGLLREGTLLARRAAFAADPGQRAAFLAGLGVHPEADARLISLFAYENAQLGGWLQALASDTRPSHLLVPQGRILGDLCTWLGEDALAVGALRQRGSLTVQILPFVSQDDYDRLLWCCDFNAVRGEDSFVRAQWAGRPLLWHIYVQEENAHWEKLEAFLALYRQGLSEDAGEALVALWRAWNMHRDMNQAWRAVLAHWDELQVHGRQWCANQAAQPDLAMKLVQFYRNWL; via the coding sequence ATGAAAACCACCTGGGACATCTTCTGCACGGTCGTCGACAACTATGGCGACATCGGCGTCACCTGGCGCCTGGCCCGGCAACTGGCAGCCGAACATGACCTGGCGGTGCGCCTGTGGGTGGACGACCTGGCCGCCTTCGTGCCGCTGTGCCCCGCTGCCGATGCCAGCGCTGCCCAGCAATGGCAGCAAGGTGTCGAGGTGCGTGCCTGGCCGGCCGACTGGCAGCCAGCCGAGCCTGCCGATGTGGTCATCGGCGCCTTCGGTTGCCAACTGCCTGCAGCCTACATCGAGGCCATGGGTCAGCGGTCGACGCCTGCCCTGTGGCTCAATCTCGAGTACCTGAGTGCCGAGGATTGGGTCGAGGGCTGCCATGGCTTGCCATCGCCTCAGCCGGGCGGCCTGCGCAAGGTGTTCTTCTTCCCCGGCTTCACGGACAAGACCGGTGGCCTGTTGCGCGAAGGCACCTTGCTGGCGCGCCGGGCCGCGTTCGCAGCCGATCCCGGCCAGCGCGCCGCGTTTCTGGCCGGGCTGGGCGTGCACCCCGAGGCCGACGCTCGGCTGATCTCGTTGTTCGCCTACGAAAACGCCCAGCTGGGTGGCTGGCTCCAGGCCCTCGCCAGCGACACCCGCCCCAGCCATCTACTGGTGCCGCAAGGGCGAATCCTCGGTGACCTGTGCACCTGGCTCGGCGAGGATGCGCTGGCGGTGGGGGCGCTGCGCCAGCGCGGGTCGTTGACGGTGCAGATCCTGCCCTTCGTCAGCCAGGACGATTACGATCGGTTGCTCTGGTGCTGCGATTTCAATGCCGTGCGTGGCGAGGATTCGTTCGTTCGCGCGCAGTGGGCGGGGCGCCCGTTGCTGTGGCACATCTACGTCCAGGAAGAGAACGCCCACTGGGAAAAACTCGAAGCCTTCCTAGCGCTTTATCGCCAAGGTTTATCGGAAGATGCCGGGGAGGCACTGGTGGCGTTGTGGCGGGCCTGGAACATGCATCGCGACATGAATCAGGCCTGGCGCGCCGTGCTGGCGCACTGGGATGAACTACAGGTGCATGGCCGCCAATGGTGCGCCAATCAGGCCGCTCAGCCGGACCTTGCCATGAAGCTGGTACAGTTTTACCGAAATTGGCTATGA
- a CDS encoding LysR substrate-binding domain-containing protein, translating to MSQYQSLDADVLRTFVAIAEQGGFTRAGEVVNRTQSAVSMQMKRLEEDILQRQLFLRDGRQVRLTAEGQVLLGYARRILKLHGEVFNTLRMPHMVGLVRIGTPDDYAMRFLPTILSSFAQAYPLVQVEVHCDSSKQLMLRQDLDLTIVTREPGNEVGQLLRQERLVWAAAEGFCPHEQRPMPLALFNTDCFCRAWTCNALEAQGIDYRIAYTSPSLAAIFAVVTAGLAVTAQLQSLIGGNVRILGESEGLPQLPLANVMLLRNTQSQSPITDCMAEYIVEGFQ from the coding sequence ATGTCCCAGTACCAGAGCCTCGACGCGGACGTGCTGCGTACCTTCGTCGCCATCGCCGAGCAAGGCGGCTTCACCCGTGCCGGAGAAGTGGTGAACCGCACCCAGTCGGCGGTGAGCATGCAGATGAAGCGCCTGGAGGAGGACATCCTGCAGCGCCAGCTGTTTTTGCGCGATGGCCGCCAGGTACGCCTGACCGCCGAGGGGCAAGTGCTGCTGGGCTATGCCCGGCGCATCCTCAAGCTGCATGGCGAGGTGTTCAACACCCTGCGCATGCCGCACATGGTCGGCCTGGTGCGCATCGGTACGCCGGACGACTACGCCATGCGCTTCCTGCCGACCATCCTGTCGAGCTTCGCCCAGGCCTACCCGCTGGTGCAGGTGGAGGTGCATTGCGACTCGTCGAAGCAGCTGATGCTGCGCCAGGACCTGGACCTGACCATCGTCACCCGCGAGCCGGGCAACGAGGTGGGCCAGCTACTGCGCCAGGAGCGCCTGGTCTGGGCGGCCGCCGAAGGCTTCTGCCCGCACGAGCAACGGCCCATGCCGCTGGCGCTGTTCAATACCGATTGTTTCTGCAGGGCCTGGACCTGCAATGCCCTGGAAGCCCAGGGCATCGATTACCGCATCGCCTACACCAGCCCCAGCCTGGCGGCGATCTTCGCCGTGGTCACGGCCGGGTTGGCGGTGACCGCGCAGCTGCAGAGCCTGATCGGCGGCAACGTGCGCATCCTCGGGGAAAGCGAGGGGTTGCCCCAATTGCCGTTGGCCAATGTGATGCTGCTGCGCAATACGCAAAGCCAGTCGCCGATCACCGACTGCATGGCCGAGTACATCGTCGAAGGGTTCCAGTGA
- the efp gene encoding elongation factor P, which yields MKTGKELKPGTVLRIDNDPWLVQKAEFTKSGRNSAIMKTKLKNLLTGYKTETVYGADDKLDDVILDRKEATLSFINGDEYTFMDTTDYTMYELNAEDIEAVLPYIEEGMEDVCEAVFFEGRLVSVELPTTISRQVVYTENAARGDTSGKVMKPAKLKNGTEISVADFIQIDEWIDIDTRDNSFKGRSKK from the coding sequence ATGAAAACTGGTAAAGAACTGAAACCCGGTACCGTACTGCGTATCGACAACGACCCGTGGCTGGTACAGAAAGCTGAGTTCACCAAGTCGGGCCGTAACAGCGCGATCATGAAGACCAAGCTGAAGAACCTGCTGACCGGCTACAAGACCGAAACCGTCTACGGTGCCGACGACAAGCTGGACGACGTGATCCTGGATCGCAAAGAAGCGACCCTGTCGTTCATCAACGGTGACGAGTACACCTTCATGGACACCACCGACTACACCATGTACGAGCTGAACGCCGAAGACATCGAGGCCGTTCTGCCATACATCGAAGAAGGCATGGAAGACGTCTGTGAAGCCGTGTTCTTCGAAGGCCGCCTGGTATCGGTAGAACTGCCGACCACCATCAGCCGTCAGGTCGTCTACACCGAGAACGCTGCTCGCGGCGACACCTCGGGCAAGGTGATGAAGCCTGCCAAGCTGAAGAACGGTACCGAGATCTCGGTTGCCGACTTCATCCAGATCGACGAGTGGATCGACATCGACACTCGCGACAACAGCTTCAAGGGCCGTTCCAAGAAGTAA
- a CDS encoding DUF1127 domain-containing protein: MKGHVSSIQQPAFSFTHLWQGAYRRVARWHQLYRQRRELASLSDATLQDLGLSRADIMQEADRPFWDDPLRK, translated from the coding sequence ATGAAAGGTCATGTCAGCAGCATCCAGCAACCTGCATTCTCTTTCACCCACCTGTGGCAAGGGGCGTACCGGCGTGTGGCGCGCTGGCACCAGTTGTATCGCCAGCGCCGCGAGTTGGCCAGCCTCAGTGATGCGACACTGCAGGACCTGGGCTTGAGCCGTGCCGACATCATGCAGGAGGCCGATCGGCCGTTCTGGGATGATCCTCTGCGCAAATGA
- a CDS encoding LysR family transcriptional regulator has product MSPDTLTDQLSLFLDVLETGSFSAAARRHPLTPSAVARRIDSLEQAVGSRLFTRSTHAVRATPAGNAFAERARRIIEELRLARAEAVSLSNAPEGLIRVDAPAPFGRRHLAPAIADFLVAYPGLDVQLRLIDSFVDLRGSHLGEVDLVLRAGPLADTRLVATPLAYMVRIACASPAYLASRGMPTCPSELAGHDGLDWAGLAPPFAWRFNVGGQARVYKPTRMRMTANNAETLLFGAIRGLGIAHLPTWLVSEYLLRGELVPLFCLDGLPEAETSGIYALRLEHETNSRSRLLLEFLKSRFSPIPPWDLALRSELRW; this is encoded by the coding sequence ATGAGCCCCGACACCCTGACCGACCAACTGAGCCTGTTCCTCGACGTGCTCGAAACCGGCAGCTTCTCCGCCGCTGCCCGCCGCCATCCACTGACGCCGTCGGCAGTCGCCCGGCGCATCGACAGCCTGGAACAGGCCGTGGGCAGCCGTCTGTTCACCCGCAGCACCCACGCCGTGCGGGCCACGCCGGCCGGCAACGCCTTCGCCGAACGCGCCAGGCGCATCATCGAAGAGTTGCGCCTGGCCCGCGCCGAGGCGGTGTCGCTGAGCAACGCGCCGGAAGGCTTGATCCGCGTCGACGCCCCCGCCCCCTTCGGCCGCCGCCACCTGGCTCCGGCGATCGCCGACTTCCTGGTGGCCTACCCAGGCCTGGACGTGCAACTGCGCCTGATCGACAGCTTCGTCGACCTGCGCGGCAGCCATCTTGGCGAAGTCGACCTGGTGCTACGTGCCGGCCCTCTGGCCGACACCCGCCTGGTGGCCACGCCACTGGCGTACATGGTGCGCATCGCCTGCGCCAGCCCCGCCTACCTGGCCAGCCGGGGCATGCCCACCTGCCCCAGCGAGCTGGCGGGCCATGATGGCCTCGACTGGGCCGGCCTGGCGCCACCCTTCGCCTGGCGCTTCAACGTGGGCGGCCAGGCCCGCGTGTACAAGCCGACGCGCATGCGCATGACCGCCAACAATGCCGAGACGCTGCTGTTCGGCGCGATTAGAGGCCTGGGCATCGCTCACCTGCCCACCTGGCTGGTCAGCGAGTACCTGCTGCGCGGCGAACTGGTCCCGCTTTTTTGCCTGGATGGCCTACCCGAAGCAGAAACCAGCGGCATCTATGCACTGCGCCTGGAACATGAAACGAACTCTCGCAGCCGTTTGTTGCTCGAATTCCTCAAGAGCCGGTTCAGCCCGATCCCACCTTGGGACTTGGCGCTGCGCAGCGAATTACGTTGGTAG
- a CDS encoding 3-oxoacyl-ACP reductase family protein, protein MSKQLTLEGKVAFVQGGSRGIGAAIVRRLAREGAQVAFTYISSAGPAEALVEEVKAAGGQALALRADSADAAAIQLAVDDTVKAFGRLDILVNNAGVLAVAPVAEFDLAEFDRMLAINVRSVFVASQAAARYLGQGGRIINIGSTNAERMPFAGGAPYAMSKSALVGLTRGMARDLGPQGITVNNVQPGPVDTDMNPASGEFADSLIPLMAIGRYGQADEIASFVAYLAGPEAGYITGASLTADGGFAA, encoded by the coding sequence ATGTCCAAGCAACTTACCCTCGAAGGCAAAGTCGCCTTCGTCCAAGGTGGCTCACGCGGTATCGGCGCGGCCATTGTCCGGCGCCTGGCCCGCGAAGGGGCTCAGGTCGCCTTCACCTACATCAGCTCTGCAGGCCCGGCCGAGGCCCTGGTCGAAGAGGTCAAGGCCGCTGGCGGCCAAGCCCTGGCCCTGCGCGCCGACAGTGCCGACGCCGCCGCGATCCAATTGGCGGTGGACGACACCGTGAAGGCTTTCGGACGCCTCGACATCCTCGTCAACAATGCCGGCGTGCTGGCCGTGGCACCGGTCGCCGAGTTCGACCTGGCCGAATTCGACCGCATGCTGGCCATCAACGTACGCAGCGTGTTCGTCGCCAGCCAGGCCGCCGCGCGCTACCTGGGCCAGGGTGGGCGCATCATCAACATCGGCAGCACCAATGCCGAGCGCATGCCGTTCGCCGGCGGCGCGCCCTATGCCATGAGCAAGTCGGCCCTGGTCGGCCTGACCCGCGGCATGGCCCGCGACCTGGGCCCACAGGGCATCACCGTGAACAATGTGCAACCTGGCCCGGTGGACACCGACATGAACCCAGCCAGCGGCGAATTCGCCGACAGCCTGATCCCGCTGATGGCCATCGGGCGGTATGGGCAAGCGGATGAAATCGCCAGTTTCGTCGCCTACCTCGCAGGGCCGGAGGCCGGCTACATCACCGGCGCCAGCCTGACTGCCGATGGTGGCTTCGCAGCCTGA
- a CDS encoding MarR family winged helix-turn-helix transcriptional regulator has product MNADIQAPCDELLLNNQVCFALHSTSLLMTKVYKPLLQALGLTYPQYLAMLVLWEQDGLTVGEISQRLLTDPGSLTPLLKRLESEGLLKRTRSREDERVVLVQLTDKGQALRQDAKRVPQCILEASGQTGERLRQLQAELLELRDNLQKKL; this is encoded by the coding sequence ATGAACGCCGACATACAAGCCCCCTGTGACGAGCTGCTGTTGAACAACCAGGTCTGCTTCGCCCTGCACTCGACCTCGTTGCTCATGACCAAGGTCTACAAACCGCTGTTGCAGGCCCTGGGCCTGACCTACCCGCAATACCTGGCGATGCTGGTGCTGTGGGAACAGGATGGCCTCACCGTCGGGGAAATCAGCCAGCGCCTGCTCACCGACCCGGGCTCGCTGACCCCGCTGCTCAAGCGCCTGGAAAGCGAAGGCCTGCTCAAGCGCACCCGCAGCCGCGAAGACGAGCGCGTAGTGCTGGTGCAACTGACCGACAAGGGCCAGGCCCTGCGCCAAGACGCCAAGCGTGTACCGCAGTGCATCCTCGAAGCCAGCGGACAGACCGGCGAACGCCTGCGTCAGCTGCAAGCCGAATTGCTCGAACTACGCGACAACCTGCAAAAAAAGCTCTGA